From a single Synechococcus sp. MW101C3 genomic region:
- a CDS encoding ABC transporter ATP-binding protein yields the protein MTSSPPAHASAGFSAPDPPLVVENLGFRWPNGSLALDHINLEVPRPGLWMLVGGNGSGKSTLLRLIAGLLDPQRGRIHRQRTPALVFQNPDHQLLLPSCGTDLQLSLAEGLSREERRWRVAEALAQVGLPGLEGRPIHTLSGGQKQRVAIAGALASGADLLLLDEPTALLDPISQTEVLELIHRLCHRQERPLTALWITHRLEELERCDGAVLMESGRMGRWQDGPELCRRLRGRVSLLPGGATEG from the coding sequence TTGACCAGCTCGCCACCGGCCCATGCCAGCGCCGGTTTCTCCGCCCCTGATCCTCCGCTGGTGGTGGAGAACCTGGGGTTCCGCTGGCCCAACGGCAGCCTCGCCCTTGACCACATCAACCTCGAGGTGCCCCGTCCAGGGCTGTGGATGCTCGTGGGGGGCAACGGCAGCGGCAAGAGCACCCTGCTGCGGCTGATCGCCGGGCTGCTCGATCCGCAGCGAGGGCGGATTCACCGCCAGCGCACGCCGGCTCTGGTGTTCCAGAACCCCGACCACCAACTCTTGCTGCCCAGCTGCGGCACCGACCTCCAGCTCTCGTTGGCGGAGGGCCTCAGCCGTGAGGAGCGGCGCTGGCGGGTGGCCGAAGCCCTGGCCCAGGTCGGCTTACCTGGCCTGGAAGGGCGGCCGATCCACACGCTCAGCGGCGGCCAGAAACAGCGGGTGGCCATCGCCGGTGCCCTCGCCAGCGGTGCCGACCTGCTGCTGCTCGACGAACCCACCGCCCTGCTCGATCCAATCAGCCAGACGGAGGTTCTGGAGTTGATCCATCGCCTCTGCCACCGGCAGGAGCGACCCCTCACCGCCCTCTGGATCACCCATCGGCTGGAGGAACTCGAGCGCTGCGACGGGGCCGTGCTGATGGAAAGCGGGCGCATGGGCCGCTGGCAGGACGGGCCGGAACTATGCCGGCGCCTTCGCGGCAGGGTCTCCCTCTTGCCTGGCGGCGCGACCGAGGGGTAG
- the rpaB gene encoding response regulator transcription factor RpaB, which yields MTASSSAKETILVVDDEASIRRILETRLTMIGYDVVTACDGVEALEAFRHSSPDLVVLDVMMPKLDGYGVCQELRKESDVPIVMLTALGDVADRITGLELGADDYVVKPFSPKELEARIRCVLRRVEKEQVVGIPNSGVIQVNELRIDTNKRQVYRGEERIRLTGMEFSLLELLVSRSGEPFSRGEILKEVWGYTPERHVDTRVVDVHISRLRSKLEDDPANPELILTARGTGYLFQRIVEAVASEGL from the coding sequence ATGACGGCTTCCTCCTCCGCCAAGGAAACCATCCTGGTCGTTGACGACGAGGCGAGCATCCGCAGGATTCTCGAAACCCGCCTCACGATGATCGGCTACGACGTCGTCACCGCCTGTGACGGCGTGGAGGCGCTTGAGGCCTTCCGCCATTCCAGCCCGGATCTGGTGGTGCTCGACGTGATGATGCCCAAGCTCGACGGCTATGGCGTCTGCCAGGAGCTCCGTAAGGAATCCGATGTGCCGATCGTGATGCTCACCGCTCTGGGCGACGTGGCCGACCGCATCACCGGCCTGGAGCTCGGTGCCGACGACTACGTGGTGAAGCCCTTCAGCCCGAAGGAGCTGGAGGCCCGCATCCGCTGCGTGCTGCGCCGGGTGGAGAAGGAGCAGGTGGTGGGCATCCCCAACTCCGGCGTGATCCAGGTCAACGAGCTGCGCATCGACACCAACAAGCGCCAGGTGTACCGGGGCGAAGAGCGCATCCGCCTCACCGGCATGGAGTTCAGCCTGCTGGAGCTGCTGGTCAGCCGTTCGGGTGAGCCCTTCAGCCGCGGCGAGATTCTCAAGGAGGTCTGGGGCTATACCCCCGAGCGTCACGTGGACACCCGGGTGGTGGATGTCCACATCTCACGGCTGCGTTCCAAACTGGAAGATGATCCAGCCAACCCCGAGCTGATCCTCACCGCACGGGGTACGGGTTACCTGTTCCAGCGCATCGTGGAAGCCGTTGCCTCCGAAGGACTCTGA
- a CDS encoding DNA polymerase III subunit delta', whose product MADLFADLIGQPQAVALLAASLQRQRLAPAYLFSGPDGVGRRLAALRFLEGILAGVAGSAPLRRRLEEGNHPDLLWVEPTYQHQGQLIPRSEAIAQGVAKRSLPQLRLEQVRAISRFLARRPLEGDHCLVVIEAVEMMAEGAANALLKTLEEPGNGLLVLLTSAPERLLSTIRSRCQQIVFSRLDPASLQAVLHRRADLSPVAEGPEAAGLIALAAGSPGALLRHREQWQALPPGLAERLLERPGQPLEALALARELTEALDLDLQLWLLDWWQLQSWRRDLCQADQQRIERLRRQLQGAVQPRLAWEVALLELGGSLV is encoded by the coding sequence ATGGCTGATCTGTTCGCCGACCTGATCGGCCAGCCCCAGGCCGTGGCCCTGCTTGCCGCGTCGCTGCAGCGCCAGCGGCTGGCGCCGGCCTACCTGTTCAGCGGGCCGGATGGGGTGGGACGGCGCCTGGCGGCTCTGCGCTTCCTCGAGGGCATTCTGGCCGGGGTCGCTGGCTCAGCCCCGCTGCGACGCCGGCTGGAGGAGGGCAACCACCCGGATCTGCTCTGGGTGGAGCCCACCTACCAGCACCAGGGCCAGCTGATCCCCCGTTCGGAGGCGATCGCCCAGGGAGTGGCGAAGCGGTCGCTGCCCCAGCTGCGCCTGGAGCAGGTGCGGGCGATCAGCCGTTTCCTGGCCCGTCGGCCGCTGGAGGGCGACCACTGCCTTGTGGTGATCGAGGCGGTGGAGATGATGGCGGAGGGGGCGGCCAATGCCCTGCTCAAAACCCTGGAAGAGCCCGGCAACGGGCTGCTCGTGCTGCTGACCAGCGCGCCCGAGCGCCTGCTGAGCACGATTCGCTCCCGTTGCCAGCAGATCGTGTTCAGCCGGCTGGATCCGGCCTCCCTGCAGGCGGTGCTGCACCGCCGCGCCGATCTCTCACCCGTGGCGGAGGGGCCAGAGGCCGCCGGCCTGATCGCGCTGGCGGCCGGCTCGCCGGGGGCGTTGCTGCGCCACCGGGAGCAATGGCAGGCCCTGCCACCGGGGCTGGCGGAGCGGCTGCTGGAGCGGCCGGGCCAACCGCTGGAGGCGCTGGCCCTGGCCCGTGAGCTCACCGAAGCCCTGGACCTCGATCTTCAGCTGTGGCTGCTCGACTGGTGGCAACTGCAGAGCTGGCGCCGCGATCTCTGCCAGGCCGATCAGCAGCGGATCGAGCGCCTCCGGCGCCAGTTGCAGGGGGCTGTGCAACCCCGGCTGGCCTGGGAAGTGGCGCTGCTGGAGCTGGGCGGATCGCTGGTGTGA
- a CDS encoding photosystem I assembly protein Ycf3, translating into MPRSQRNDNFIDKSFTVMADLILKVIPTNRRAKEAFAYYRDGMSAQGDGEYAEALENYEEALKLEDDPNDKAFILYNMALVFTSNGDHQKALEFYEQALDLNQHMPQALNNIAVIHHHLGSLAEERGDTDESDRCFSRAADYWTKAIRMAPNNYIEAQNWLKTSGRGNVDVYF; encoded by the coding sequence GTGCCCCGCAGCCAACGCAACGACAACTTCATCGACAAGAGCTTCACGGTCATGGCGGACCTGATCCTCAAGGTGATTCCCACCAACCGGCGGGCGAAGGAGGCTTTCGCGTACTACCGCGACGGCATGAGCGCCCAGGGCGACGGCGAATATGCCGAAGCGCTGGAGAACTACGAGGAAGCCCTGAAGCTGGAGGACGACCCCAACGACAAGGCCTTCATCCTCTACAACATGGCGCTGGTGTTCACCAGCAACGGCGATCACCAGAAGGCGCTGGAGTTCTACGAGCAGGCGCTGGATCTCAACCAGCACATGCCGCAGGCCCTCAACAACATCGCGGTGATTCACCACCACCTCGGCTCCCTGGCGGAAGAACGGGGCGACACCGATGAGTCGGACCGCTGCTTCTCCCGCGCCGCCGACTACTGGACCAAGGCGATCCGCATGGCGCCGAACAACTACATCGAAGCCCAGAACTGGCTCAAGACCAGCGGGCGCGGCAACGTCGACGTCTACTTCTGA
- the plsX gene encoding phosphate acyltransferase PlsX — protein sequence MPPKDSDSELRQRRAKPSRAIRRLVVWYRRNATVTSLVDTATSSASTAASAASAAASVAGSMASAAGSVASSAGTMAGSVAGTVLQPLMSYPRRRLQTGGDGSAPIRDRDRIWMAVDGMGGDHAPGPILEGCLAAVRCLPVKIRFVAEAAAVQQAAAALNLEDDLRESLQAGLLQLVASGPSVGMDEEATVVRRKRDASINMAMDLVKSGEAAAVYSAGNSGAVMASAIFRLGRLKGIDRPAIGALFPTKDPGRQVLVLDVGANMDCKPVYLQQFALLGSIYSRDVLGIPQPRIGLLNIGEEACKGNELTIKAYALLAAEQRLRFAGNCEGRDVLSGSFDVVVCDGYTGNVLLKFLESVGSVLLDVLRAELPRGRRGKVGSAFLRSNLVRIKKRLDHAEHGGALLLGVNGVCVIGHGSSKALSVVSALRLAHLAASHGVMEDLHKLSSEESSVPACG from the coding sequence TTGCCTCCGAAGGACTCTGATTCAGAACTGAGACAACGCCGCGCCAAACCCAGCCGCGCGATCCGCCGGCTGGTGGTCTGGTATCGCCGCAATGCGACGGTCACCAGCCTGGTTGACACGGCCACCTCCTCAGCCAGCACTGCCGCCTCCGCTGCTTCCGCCGCCGCCTCGGTGGCCGGCTCGATGGCCTCGGCGGCAGGTTCGGTGGCCTCCTCCGCCGGCACCATGGCGGGATCGGTTGCCGGCACAGTGCTGCAGCCGCTGATGAGCTACCCCCGCCGGCGCCTGCAGACCGGTGGCGATGGGTCCGCTCCGATCCGCGACCGTGACCGCATCTGGATGGCCGTCGACGGCATGGGGGGAGACCATGCCCCCGGCCCGATCCTCGAGGGCTGCCTGGCTGCCGTGCGCTGCCTGCCGGTGAAGATCCGCTTCGTGGCCGAAGCCGCGGCAGTGCAGCAGGCCGCGGCCGCCCTGAACCTGGAAGACGACCTGCGCGAGAGCCTGCAGGCCGGGCTGCTGCAGCTGGTCGCCAGCGGCCCTTCGGTGGGCATGGACGAGGAAGCCACGGTGGTGCGCCGCAAGCGCGACGCCAGCATCAACATGGCCATGGACCTGGTCAAGAGCGGTGAGGCGGCGGCGGTTTACTCCGCCGGCAACTCCGGTGCCGTGATGGCCTCGGCGATCTTCCGGCTCGGCCGGCTCAAGGGCATCGACCGCCCCGCCATCGGCGCCCTCTTCCCCACCAAGGACCCGGGCCGGCAGGTGCTTGTGCTCGACGTGGGCGCCAACATGGACTGCAAGCCGGTGTACCTGCAGCAGTTCGCCCTGCTGGGCAGCATCTACAGCCGCGACGTGCTCGGCATCCCCCAGCCCCGCATCGGCCTGCTGAACATCGGCGAGGAGGCCTGCAAGGGCAACGAGCTCACCATCAAGGCCTACGCCCTGCTCGCCGCCGAGCAGCGGCTGCGCTTCGCCGGCAACTGCGAAGGCCGCGACGTCCTCTCCGGCAGCTTCGATGTGGTGGTCTGCGACGGCTACACCGGCAACGTGCTGCTCAAGTTCCTGGAGTCGGTGGGCAGCGTGCTGCTCGATGTGCTGCGGGCCGAACTGCCCCGGGGCAGGCGCGGCAAGGTGGGCTCCGCCTTCCTGCGCAGCAACCTGGTGCGGATCAAGAAGCGCCTCGACCATGCCGAGCACGGCGGCGCCCTGCTGCTCGGCGTCAATGGGGTCTGCGTGATCGGCCACGGCAGCAGCAAGGCCCTTTCGGTGGTCAGCGCGCTGCGGCTGGCGCACCTGGCCGCCAGCCATGGGGTGATGGAAGATCTGCACAAGCTCAGCAGCGAGGAGAGCTCCGTTCCTGCCTGTGGTTGA
- the radA gene encoding DNA repair protein RadA codes for MARSAPLFICQACGAQTRQFFGRCHGCGAWNTLVEQSGPAADGRRRRAAPEGAPARTGAGEKVALAPGRPRRSESILMAVERPLQRLPSGFAEFDRVLGGGLVPGALVLVGGDPGIGKSTLLLQSAQALAAITSVLYVSAEESAQQVRLRWSRLAPPGAGAAEQPVGADGTVPAGAGLQLLAETDLELVLQELEALRPAVAIIDSIQALHDDQLSSAPGSVAQVRECAGALQRLAKRQDTALLLVGHVTKEGMLAGPKVLEHLVDAVLTFEGDRFASHRLLRAVKNRFGATHELGLFEMRDRGLAEVTNPSELFLGHDGPAAGTATIVACEGTRSLVVELQALVSTTSYASPRRTATGIGINRLHQILAVLEKHMGLPLSRFDCYLAVAGGLDVEEPAADLGVAAAVVASYRDLTMPAGTVLVGELGLGGQLRPVGQLELRLQEAARLGFRRAVVPRGSGLGAIAAGLDLQLLEAATVAEALVAGLGFDPAAD; via the coding sequence GTGGCCCGATCCGCACCGCTGTTCATCTGCCAGGCCTGTGGAGCTCAGACCCGCCAGTTCTTCGGCCGCTGCCATGGCTGCGGTGCCTGGAACACGCTGGTGGAACAGAGCGGCCCCGCCGCTGATGGCCGCCGCCGCCGCGCCGCGCCTGAGGGCGCGCCTGCCCGTACCGGTGCGGGCGAGAAGGTGGCCCTCGCGCCAGGGCGTCCCCGGCGCTCGGAATCGATCCTGATGGCGGTGGAGCGGCCGCTCCAGCGGTTGCCCAGCGGCTTCGCAGAGTTCGATCGGGTGCTGGGCGGCGGGCTGGTGCCCGGGGCGCTGGTGCTGGTGGGGGGCGATCCCGGCATCGGCAAATCCACCCTGCTGCTGCAGAGCGCCCAGGCGCTGGCCGCCATCACCTCGGTGCTCTACGTGAGCGCCGAGGAGTCGGCGCAGCAGGTTCGCCTGCGCTGGAGCCGGCTCGCCCCGCCAGGTGCCGGCGCTGCGGAGCAGCCGGTTGGGGCCGATGGGACCGTGCCGGCGGGTGCCGGGCTGCAGCTGCTGGCGGAAACCGATCTGGAGCTGGTGCTGCAGGAGCTTGAGGCGCTGCGGCCGGCGGTGGCGATCATCGACAGCATCCAGGCCCTGCATGACGACCAGCTCAGCAGCGCGCCGGGATCGGTCGCCCAGGTGCGCGAATGCGCCGGTGCCCTGCAACGGCTGGCCAAGCGCCAGGACACCGCCCTGCTGCTGGTGGGGCATGTCACCAAGGAGGGGATGCTGGCCGGGCCCAAGGTGCTCGAACACCTCGTCGATGCGGTGCTCACCTTCGAGGGCGACCGCTTCGCCAGCCACCGGCTGCTGCGGGCGGTCAAGAACCGCTTCGGTGCCACGCACGAACTGGGCCTGTTCGAGATGCGCGACCGGGGGCTGGCGGAAGTCACCAATCCCAGCGAGCTGTTCCTCGGTCATGACGGCCCCGCCGCCGGCACCGCCACGATCGTGGCCTGTGAAGGCACCCGCTCGCTGGTGGTCGAGCTGCAGGCCCTGGTGAGCACCACCAGCTATGCCAGCCCACGCCGCACGGCCACCGGCATCGGCATCAACCGGCTGCACCAGATCCTGGCCGTGCTTGAAAAGCACATGGGGCTGCCCCTCTCCCGCTTCGATTGCTACCTGGCGGTGGCCGGTGGCCTCGACGTGGAGGAGCCGGCGGCCGATCTCGGCGTGGCCGCGGCGGTGGTGGCCAGCTACCGCGATCTGACCATGCCGGCCGGCACGGTGCTGGTAGGGGAGCTGGGGCTGGGAGGGCAGCTGCGGCCGGTGGGCCAGCTGGAGCTGCGCCTCCAGGAGGCGGCGCGGCTGGGGTTCCGCCGGGCGGTGGTGCCGCGCGGCAGCGGCCTCGGGGCGATCGCCGCCGGGCTTGATCTCCAGCTGCTGGAGGCCGCCACTGTGGCGGAGGCCCTGGTGGCCGGGCTGGGGTTTGACCCTGCTGCCGACTGA
- a CDS encoding beta-ketoacyl-ACP synthase III: protein MALVGCGSSLPALIVSNDALSLRVDTNDEWIRSRTGIAARRVAGPTETVTSMATAAARNALDHAGWSAETVDLILLATSSPDDLFGTAPRVQAGLGATNAVAFDLTAACSGFLFALITAAQYIRAGSARKVLVIGADQLSRWVDWDDRRTCVLFGDAAAAIAVEACEGERDGLLGFRMRSDGRRAACLTLAQREERQALLDGHTAQRGGFAPIHMNGQEVYKFAVKEVPAVLQELLAATGTTAAELDWLLLHQANQRILDAVAQRFAIPNQRVLSNLAAYGNTSAATIPLMLDEAVRDGRIQPGHLIASSGFGAGLSWGAALLRWRGPGG from the coding sequence ATGGCGCTCGTGGGATGCGGCAGTTCGCTCCCCGCTCTGATCGTCAGCAACGACGCGCTGAGCCTTCGCGTCGACACCAACGATGAGTGGATCCGCAGCCGCACCGGCATCGCTGCGCGCCGTGTGGCCGGGCCCACGGAAACGGTGACGTCGATGGCCACCGCCGCCGCCCGCAACGCCCTTGATCACGCCGGCTGGTCGGCGGAGACGGTGGATCTGATCCTGCTGGCCACCTCCAGCCCGGACGACCTGTTCGGCACCGCGCCGCGGGTGCAGGCGGGGCTGGGGGCCACCAACGCCGTGGCCTTCGATCTCACAGCCGCCTGCAGCGGCTTTCTCTTCGCCCTGATCACCGCAGCCCAATACATCCGCGCCGGTAGCGCGCGCAAGGTGCTGGTGATCGGGGCCGACCAGCTCAGCCGCTGGGTCGACTGGGACGACCGGCGCACCTGCGTGCTGTTCGGCGACGCCGCCGCCGCCATCGCCGTGGAGGCCTGTGAAGGCGAGCGGGATGGCCTGCTGGGCTTCCGCATGCGTTCTGACGGCCGCCGCGCCGCCTGCCTGACCCTGGCGCAGCGGGAGGAGCGGCAGGCGCTGCTCGACGGCCACACGGCCCAGCGCGGCGGCTTCGCGCCGATCCACATGAACGGCCAGGAGGTGTACAAGTTCGCCGTCAAGGAAGTGCCGGCCGTGCTGCAGGAGCTGCTCGCCGCCACTGGCACCACCGCAGCCGAGCTCGACTGGCTGCTGCTGCATCAGGCCAACCAGCGCATCCTCGATGCGGTGGCCCAGCGTTTCGCCATTCCCAACCAGCGGGTGCTCAGCAACCTGGCGGCCTACGGCAACACCTCTGCCGCCACGATCCCGCTGATGCTCGATGAAGCGGTACGTGATGGCCGCATCCAGCCTGGCCACCTGATCGCCAGCAGTGGCTTCGGCGCCGGGCTGAGCTGGGGAGCGGCGCTGCTCCGCTGGCGTGGACCCGGCGGCTGA
- a CDS encoding response regulator transcription factor, which produces MKPCILLIEDDRDMRELVAAHLMHGGFQVECAEDGIKGQALALQAHPDLILLDLMLPKVDGLTLCQRLRRDERTAGIPIMMITALGGTKDKVSGFNSGADDYLTKPFDLEELLVRVKALLRRIDRAPLAEKHNEILNFGPLTLVPERFEAIWFDQAVRLTHLEFELLHCLLQRHGQTVAPSLILKEVWGYEPDDDIETIRVHVRHLRTKLEPEPRKPRFIKTVYGAGYCLELPTGPQLEQQERLVRELRQDTRDQLRSLESA; this is translated from the coding sequence ATGAAGCCCTGCATCCTGCTGATCGAAGACGACAGGGACATGCGTGAGCTGGTGGCTGCCCATCTGATGCACGGCGGCTTCCAGGTGGAATGCGCCGAAGACGGCATCAAGGGCCAGGCCCTGGCCCTGCAGGCCCATCCCGACCTGATCCTGCTCGATCTGATGCTGCCCAAGGTGGATGGCCTCACCCTCTGCCAGCGCCTGCGCCGCGATGAGCGCACGGCCGGGATCCCGATCATGATGATCACGGCGCTCGGCGGCACCAAAGACAAGGTGAGCGGCTTCAACTCCGGCGCCGACGACTACCTGACCAAGCCCTTCGATCTCGAAGAGCTCCTGGTGCGGGTGAAAGCACTGCTGCGGCGCATCGATCGCGCCCCTCTGGCCGAAAAACACAACGAGATTCTCAATTTCGGGCCTCTCACCCTGGTGCCCGAGCGGTTCGAGGCCATCTGGTTCGATCAAGCCGTCCGGCTCACCCACCTGGAGTTCGAACTGCTCCACTGCCTGCTCCAGCGTCACGGTCAGACCGTGGCCCCCTCGCTCATCCTCAAGGAAGTGTGGGGCTACGAGCCCGACGACGACATCGAGACCATCCGGGTGCACGTGCGCCACCTGCGCACCAAGCTCGAACCCGAACCGCGCAAACCCCGGTTCATCAAAACGGTCTACGGAGCCGGCTACTGCCTGGAACTCCCCACTGGCCCCCAGCTGGAACAGCAGGAGCGGCTGGTGCGAGAGCTTCGGCAGGACACGCGCGACCAGCTGCGCTCGCTCGAATCCGCCTGA
- the tmk gene encoding dTMP kinase — protein sequence MVQPDPDRPRGRFLVLEGIDGCGKTTQLERLQAWLPSSGLLAPGAELVVCREPGGTPLGQALRQLLLHPPEAASPCPTAELLLYAADRAQHVEARIAPALAAGHWVISDRFAGSTAAYQGYGRGLDLALIGQLEAIATAGLTADLTLWLDLPLPLSLERRGHRPADRIESAGLPFLQRVAGGFAQLAAQRGWARVEAAAAPEQVAEAIAALLRCRFAAAGGCDG from the coding sequence ATGGTCCAGCCTGACCCCGATCGCCCCAGGGGGCGCTTTCTCGTGCTGGAGGGCATCGATGGCTGTGGCAAGACCACCCAGCTCGAACGTCTGCAGGCCTGGTTGCCCAGCAGCGGCCTGCTGGCGCCCGGGGCGGAGCTGGTGGTATGCCGCGAGCCGGGAGGGACGCCGCTGGGCCAGGCGCTGCGGCAGCTGCTGCTGCATCCGCCGGAGGCGGCCAGCCCCTGCCCCACCGCGGAACTGCTGCTTTATGCGGCCGACCGCGCCCAGCACGTGGAGGCCCGCATCGCGCCCGCCCTGGCGGCGGGCCACTGGGTGATCAGCGACCGCTTTGCCGGCTCCACGGCCGCCTACCAGGGCTATGGCCGTGGCCTGGATCTCGCGTTGATCGGCCAGCTGGAGGCCATCGCCACCGCCGGCCTGACGGCCGACCTCACCCTCTGGCTGGACCTGCCCCTGCCGCTCTCACTGGAGCGTCGCGGCCACCGGCCCGCCGATCGGATCGAGTCGGCGGGACTGCCCTTCCTGCAGCGGGTGGCTGGAGGATTCGCCCAGCTGGCGGCGCAGCGGGGCTGGGCGCGGGTGGAGGCTGCCGCTGCTCCCGAACAGGTGGCGGAAGCGATTGCCGCACTGCTGCGGTGCCGTTTCGCCGCTGCTGGTGGCTGCGATGGCTGA
- a CDS encoding heavy metal translocating P-type ATPase encodes MVPVLLEVDGMKCGGCVRAVEKRLLAVPGVHQASVNLLTHTAWVGLAAPVEAAQPGLDTQVAALLASLEGLGFAARLRDQSLPAPTAAELAQRHRWWLEWRQLIAALTLLVVSVLGHLAEAGSLPASLLASPLGALLAALWFHALVATLALALPGRSILVRGALSAWHRMPSMDTLVGLGMGSAYLASLAALLWPAAGWPCFFNEPVMLLGFVLLGRFLEERARFRTGRALEQLAQLQPETALLLVGDGPPREVRVGGLRPADRLQLLPGDRVPVDGVVLEGCSAVDVSSLTGEPLPLEARPGCELAAGMLNLQAPLVLEVTRAGAETALARIIALVEQAQARKAPIQRLVDRVAGRFTVLVLVLALATFLFWWLWGTRLWPDVLMVAPLLGHGAGAAHSFGGHGLGGMGMGGSGHGLAGAAAETPFSLALQLAISVLVVACPCALGLATPTAITVGSGLAARAGVLFRGGDAIETAARLQAVLFDKTGTLTLGRPLVVAIELSPPDPAHQLAGELVDADALIRVAASLEQQTRHPLAHALLQEAERRQLPLWPVSTCVTFAGAGVEGELEGVSGPCRVGRLDWLEQRGVGLGAPLRQRLTALEADGGSVLAVAVGSRLLGLVAVHDQPRADAVATVQELGAMGLNLGVLSGDRQPAVRRLGERLGLPDDALAWELRPEQKLDRIVRWQQLGPVAMVGDGINDAPALAAADLGIAVGTGTQIAQDTADLVILGDRLSSLVLALQLARRTLAKVRQNLFWAFGYNLVVLPIAAGALLPGFGVVLSPPLAALLMAMSSITVVVNALLLHGPA; translated from the coding sequence CTGGTGCCGGTGCTGCTCGAGGTGGACGGCATGAAGTGCGGGGGGTGCGTGCGTGCCGTGGAGAAGCGCCTGCTGGCCGTGCCCGGTGTGCACCAGGCAAGCGTGAACCTGCTCACCCACACCGCCTGGGTGGGCCTGGCCGCTCCTGTCGAGGCCGCGCAGCCAGGCCTCGACACCCAGGTGGCGGCCCTGCTGGCCAGCCTGGAGGGGCTCGGCTTTGCGGCACGCCTGCGTGATCAGTCGCTGCCGGCACCCACGGCGGCCGAGCTGGCCCAGCGCCATCGTTGGTGGCTGGAGTGGCGCCAGCTGATCGCGGCGCTGACGCTGCTGGTGGTGTCGGTGCTGGGCCATCTGGCGGAGGCGGGCAGCCTGCCGGCATCGCTGCTGGCGTCCCCGCTCGGAGCCCTGCTGGCGGCGCTCTGGTTCCACGCCCTCGTGGCCACCCTGGCCCTGGCGCTGCCGGGTCGTTCGATCCTGGTGCGCGGCGCCCTGAGCGCCTGGCACCGCATGCCCAGCATGGACACCCTGGTGGGCCTGGGCATGGGCAGCGCCTACCTCGCCAGCCTGGCGGCCCTGCTCTGGCCGGCGGCGGGCTGGCCCTGTTTTTTCAATGAGCCGGTGATGCTGCTCGGCTTCGTGCTGCTGGGCCGCTTCCTGGAGGAACGGGCCCGCTTCCGCACCGGCCGGGCGCTGGAGCAGCTGGCCCAGCTCCAACCCGAAACGGCGCTGCTGCTGGTGGGCGATGGCCCCCCGCGAGAGGTGCGGGTGGGAGGGCTGCGGCCCGCAGATCGGTTGCAACTGCTGCCGGGCGACCGGGTGCCGGTGGATGGGGTGGTGCTGGAGGGCTGCTCGGCGGTGGATGTGTCGAGTCTCACCGGCGAACCCCTGCCGCTGGAGGCCCGCCCGGGCTGTGAGCTGGCCGCCGGCATGCTCAACCTGCAGGCGCCGCTGGTGCTGGAGGTGACCCGCGCCGGTGCGGAGACGGCCCTGGCCCGGATCATTGCGCTGGTCGAGCAGGCCCAGGCCCGCAAGGCGCCGATACAGCGCCTGGTGGACCGGGTGGCCGGCCGTTTCACCGTGCTGGTGCTTGTTCTCGCCCTGGCCACCTTCCTGTTCTGGTGGCTGTGGGGCACCCGCCTCTGGCCGGATGTGCTGATGGTGGCTCCGCTGCTGGGCCATGGGGCCGGGGCTGCTCACAGCTTCGGTGGGCACGGCCTTGGTGGTATGGGCATGGGAGGCTCCGGCCACGGGCTGGCGGGGGCCGCCGCCGAGACCCCGTTCAGCCTGGCCCTGCAGCTGGCGATTTCGGTGCTGGTGGTGGCCTGCCCCTGTGCGTTGGGCCTGGCCACCCCCACGGCGATCACAGTCGGCTCAGGGCTGGCGGCCCGGGCCGGTGTGCTGTTCCGGGGCGGCGATGCGATCGAGACCGCCGCGCGTCTGCAGGCGGTGCTGTTCGACAAGACCGGCACGCTCACCCTGGGCCGCCCCCTCGTGGTGGCGATCGAACTGTCCCCCCCGGATCCAGCTCACCAGCTGGCGGGCGAGCTGGTCGACGCCGATGCCCTGATCCGTGTGGCGGCCAGCCTGGAGCAGCAGACCCGCCACCCGCTCGCCCATGCCCTGCTGCAGGAGGCGGAGCGCCGCCAGCTTCCTCTCTGGCCGGTGAGCACCTGCGTCACCTTCGCCGGGGCCGGGGTGGAGGGGGAACTGGAAGGGGTCAGCGGCCCTTGCCGGGTGGGTCGCCTCGACTGGCTGGAGCAGCGAGGGGTTGGTCTGGGCGCTCCGCTCCGCCAGCGACTCACAGCACTGGAGGCCGACGGCGGCTCGGTGTTGGCCGTGGCGGTCGGCAGCCGCCTGCTGGGCCTCGTGGCGGTGCACGACCAACCGCGCGCCGATGCGGTCGCCACCGTGCAGGAGCTCGGTGCCATGGGGCTGAACCTCGGCGTGCTCAGCGGTGACCGGCAGCCTGCCGTGCGGCGCCTCGGTGAACGGCTCGGCTTGCCGGACGACGCCCTTGCCTGGGAACTGCGCCCCGAGCAGAAGCTCGACCGGATCGTGCGCTGGCAGCAGTTGGGGCCGGTGGCGATGGTGGGCGATGGCATCAACGATGCGCCCGCTCTGGCGGCGGCCGATCTCGGCATCGCCGTGGGCACCGGCACCCAGATCGCTCAGGACACCGCCGATCTGGTGATCCTTGGCGACCGCTTGTCCTCGCTCGTGCTGGCGCTGCAGCTGGCGCGGCGCACGCTGGCCAAGGTGCGCCAGAACCTTTTCTGGGCCTTCGGCTACAACCTTGTGGTGCTGCCGATCGCGGCCGGCGCCCTGCTGCCAGGCTTCGGTGTGGTGCTCTCCCCACCCCTGGCGGCCCTGCTGATGGCGATGAGCTCGATCACCGTGGTGGTGAACGCGCTGCTGCTGCATGGTCCAGCCTGA